From one Simplicispira suum genomic stretch:
- a CDS encoding K+/H+ antiporter subunit F — MNPVLSYALPAALVILVLAMGCTLVPVLRGPTAQDRVLALDCLALNGMLLMLVLGIHQGSSNYFEAALLIALLGFVSSMAMAKFLLRGEIIE; from the coding sequence ATGAATCCGGTCCTTTCCTACGCCCTGCCCGCTGCACTCGTGATCCTGGTGCTGGCCATGGGCTGCACCTTGGTTCCCGTACTGCGCGGGCCCACCGCGCAAGATCGCGTGCTGGCGCTCGACTGCCTGGCCCTGAACGGCATGCTGCTGATGCTGGTACTCGGCATCCACCAAGGCAGCAGCAACTATTTTGAAGCGGCGCTGCTGATTGCGCTGCTGGGCTTTGTCAGTTCCATGGCTATGGCCAAGTTTCTGCTGCGCGGGGAGATCATCGAGTGA
- a CDS encoding Na+/H+ antiporter subunit E, whose product MKRLLPAPLLSFALFVLWMVLNRSLGLADALIGMVLGVSIPLLTRGLRPLPVRVRHPITILRLGLRVAADTVESNWGTLRVFLFPHLRRHPAGFVHIPLQLRDPNALAVLAMIVCITPGTSWAELSSDHSMLMLHVLELDDRPEFVAHIKARYERPLMEIFE is encoded by the coding sequence ATGAAGCGCTTGCTGCCAGCCCCGCTGCTCTCATTTGCACTGTTCGTGCTGTGGATGGTGCTCAACCGCAGCCTGGGCCTCGCCGACGCGCTCATCGGCATGGTGCTGGGCGTGTCGATTCCGCTGCTCACACGGGGCCTGCGCCCCCTGCCGGTGCGCGTGCGCCACCCCATCACCATTCTTCGGCTGGGTCTGCGTGTGGCAGCCGACACCGTGGAATCCAACTGGGGCACGCTGCGCGTCTTTCTGTTTCCACACCTGCGCCGCCATCCTGCCGGCTTCGTGCACATTCCGCTCCAGCTGCGCGATCCGAACGCGCTGGCGGTCCTGGCGATGATCGTCTGCATCACCCCCGGCACCTCCTGGGCCGAACTCTCCAGCGACCACAGCATGCTGATGCTGCATGTACTGGAGCTGGATGACCGCCCAGAATTTGTGGCCCATATCAAGGCGCGCTATGAGCGCCCGCTCATGGAGATATTCGAATGA
- a CDS encoding TRAP transporter small permease: MRRLLEGIYSGAAALAALCMVLLLLAVLLSIASRQLHFQTPGIDAYAGYLMAGAGFLALAHTLKRGEHIRVTLVLNLLRGRWKKGAELWALSAATLLALLFAVYSCKLAWQSHVFNDISTGNDATPLWLPQIAMALGTVVLAIAFVDELVLELLGRREPPQSSEALRNE, encoded by the coding sequence ATGCGCCGCCTGCTCGAGGGAATCTACAGCGGCGCTGCGGCGCTGGCGGCGCTGTGCATGGTGCTGCTGCTCCTGGCCGTGCTGCTGTCGATTGCCAGCCGGCAGCTGCACTTCCAGACCCCCGGCATCGACGCCTATGCCGGCTACCTGATGGCCGGCGCTGGGTTTCTGGCGCTGGCGCATACGCTCAAGCGCGGCGAGCACATTCGCGTCACGCTGGTGCTCAACCTGCTGCGTGGGCGCTGGAAAAAGGGCGCCGAGCTGTGGGCGCTTTCCGCCGCCACGCTGCTCGCCTTGCTGTTCGCCGTATACAGCTGCAAGCTGGCCTGGCAATCGCACGTATTCAACGACATCTCCACCGGCAACGACGCCACGCCTCTTTGGCTGCCGCAAATTGCGATGGCGCTGGGCACGGTGGTCCTGGCCATCGCCTTTGTCGATGAGCTGGTGCTTGAACTTCTGGGCCGGCGCGAGCCGCCGCAAAGCAGCGAAGCGCTGCGCAACGAATAG
- a CDS encoding TRAP transporter substrate-binding protein, producing the protein MKRRIFSTAALGLALAGSLASGPVFAQTRWDLASAYPATNFHSENMAQLVADVDKATGGAFKITLHANASLFKAPEIKRAVQGAQAQMGEILLVNFQNEWQIYGADGQPFLAASFADAKKLYAAQKPMLEKKLGEQGMMLLYSVPWPPQGLYTKKPIESAADLKGIKWRAYSPATARIAELVGAQPVTVQAAEFSQALATGVVDSTMTSGATGVDSKLYEHLKYYYDLQAWLPKNAVIVNKKAFDGLNKGNQEALLKAGKDAEERGWAAAEKVNDETLAKLKANGMQVLPPSPQLKADMAKVGETMLKEWLDKAGPEGKTLVDAYRSK; encoded by the coding sequence ATGAAGCGTCGAATCTTTAGCACCGCAGCGCTCGGTCTTGCGCTGGCAGGCAGCCTGGCCAGCGGCCCGGTTTTCGCACAAACTCGCTGGGATCTCGCGTCGGCCTACCCCGCCACCAATTTCCATTCGGAAAACATGGCGCAGCTGGTGGCCGATGTCGACAAGGCGACAGGCGGCGCCTTCAAGATCACGCTGCACGCCAATGCCTCGCTGTTCAAGGCGCCCGAGATCAAGCGCGCCGTGCAGGGCGCGCAGGCGCAGATGGGCGAGATCCTGCTGGTCAACTTCCAGAACGAATGGCAAATCTACGGAGCGGACGGCCAGCCGTTCCTGGCAGCGAGTTTTGCCGACGCCAAAAAACTCTACGCAGCCCAGAAGCCCATGCTGGAGAAAAAGCTCGGTGAACAGGGAATGATGCTGTTGTACTCCGTGCCATGGCCACCCCAAGGCCTCTACACCAAGAAGCCGATTGAGTCGGCTGCCGACCTCAAGGGCATCAAGTGGCGTGCCTACAGCCCGGCTACGGCGCGCATTGCCGAACTGGTGGGCGCCCAGCCCGTCACGGTGCAGGCGGCCGAGTTCTCGCAGGCCCTGGCAACCGGTGTCGTCGATTCGACCATGACGTCGGGTGCCACCGGCGTGGACAGCAAGCTCTACGAACACCTCAAGTACTACTACGACCTGCAGGCCTGGCTGCCCAAGAACGCGGTCATCGTCAACAAAAAGGCGTTTGACGGTCTGAACAAGGGCAACCAGGAAGCGCTGCTCAAAGCCGGCAAGGACGCCGAAGAGCGTGGCTGGGCAGCGGCAGAAAAGGTGAACGACGAAACCCTGGCCAAGCTCAAGGCCAATGGCATGCAGGTGCTGCCGCCTTCGCCCCAGCTCAAAGCCGACATGGCCAAGGTAGGCGAGACCATGCTCAAGGAATGGCTGGACAAAGCCGGCCCCGAAGGCAAGACCTTGGTAGACGCTTACCGCAGCAAGTAA
- a CDS encoding TRAP transporter large permease, translating to MSDLAITGLLIATLFVILGSGVWIGLTLSGVAWIGMQLFSSRPAGDAMAVTIWGSSSSWTLTALPLFIWMGEILFRTRLSQDMFKGLAPWVQALPGRLLHTNVIGCTIFAAVSGSSAATCATIGKMTLPELTRRGYPEHMVVGTLAGSSTLGLLIPPSIIMIVYGVAADVSISQLFIAGVLPGILLAALFSGYIALWALRHPEQIPQADERLSFTQKLAASRSLIPVVLLIAAVLGSIYTGIATATEAAAVGVTGALILSTLQGSMNWATFRDALMGATRLYCMIALILAGAAFLTLSMGYIGLPRHLAEWIASLGLNQAQLVAALAVFFIVLGCFLDGISMVVLTMGVLMPTVQAANIDPLWFGVFVVLVVEMAQITPPVGFNLFVLQGMTGRQLPWIARVTLPMFLLMCVAVAIVYLVPGIATWLPQQMSAR from the coding sequence ATGAGCGACCTTGCCATCACCGGCCTGCTGATTGCCACGCTGTTCGTCATTCTGGGCAGCGGCGTGTGGATCGGCCTCACGCTCTCGGGCGTGGCCTGGATCGGCATGCAGCTGTTTTCGTCCCGCCCCGCAGGCGATGCCATGGCGGTCACCATCTGGGGCTCGTCGTCGAGCTGGACGCTGACCGCCTTGCCGCTGTTCATCTGGATGGGCGAAATCCTGTTTCGCACGCGCCTGTCGCAGGACATGTTCAAGGGGCTAGCGCCCTGGGTGCAGGCCTTGCCGGGGCGGCTTTTGCACACCAACGTCATCGGCTGCACCATTTTTGCCGCCGTGTCGGGCTCGAGCGCTGCCACCTGCGCCACCATCGGCAAGATGACGCTGCCCGAGCTCACCCGCCGGGGCTATCCCGAGCACATGGTAGTGGGCACGCTGGCGGGTTCGAGCACCCTGGGGCTGCTCATACCGCCGTCGATCATCATGATCGTCTACGGCGTGGCGGCCGACGTATCGATCTCGCAGCTCTTCATTGCCGGCGTGCTGCCGGGCATTCTGCTGGCCGCGCTGTTCTCGGGCTACATCGCCCTCTGGGCGCTGCGCCACCCGGAGCAGATTCCTCAAGCGGACGAGCGCCTGTCGTTCACCCAAAAGCTGGCCGCTTCGCGCAGCCTGATTCCGGTGGTGCTCCTGATTGCCGCCGTGCTGGGCAGCATCTACACCGGCATTGCCACCGCCACCGAGGCGGCGGCCGTGGGGGTGACCGGCGCGCTCATTCTCTCTACCCTGCAGGGATCGATGAACTGGGCGACCTTCAGGGACGCCTTGATGGGCGCCACGCGCCTGTACTGCATGATTGCGCTGATCCTGGCCGGTGCAGCCTTCCTGACGCTGTCCATGGGCTACATCGGCCTGCCGCGCCATCTGGCCGAATGGATTGCCTCGCTGGGCCTGAACCAGGCGCAGTTGGTGGCTGCACTGGCGGTTTTCTTCATCGTGCTCGGCTGCTTTCTCGACGGCATCTCCATGGTGGTGCTGACCATGGGCGTGCTGATGCCCACGGTGCAGGCGGCAAACATCGATCCTCTGTGGTTTGGCGTGTTCGTGGTGCTGGTGGTCGAGATGGCGCAGATCACCCCACCCGTGGGCTTCAACCTGTTTGTGCTGCAGGGTATGACGGGCCGCCAGCTCCCCTGGATCGCGCGCGTCACGCTGCCCATGTTCCTGCTGATGTGCGTGGCCGTGGCCATCGTCTACCTTGTCCCCGGCATCGCCACCTGGCTGCCGCAGCAGATGAGCGCTCGCTGA
- a CDS encoding hydantoinase B/oxoprolinase family protein: MVGRRPDGSLVTHKLLSENPEQYPDAAVAGIRHLLGLASDQSVTPEIVECVKMGTTVATNALLERKGEPTLLITTRGFRDALRIAYQNRPRLFERHIVLPELLYERVVEASERIGAQGEVVTPLDEAHLREHLWAARDAGLQSAAIVFMHGYRYTQHEQAAARLARELGFTQISSSHEVSPMMKFVGRGDTTVVDAYLSPILRRYVAQVAREMPGVPLYFMQSSGGLADAGAFQGKDAILSGPAGGIVGMARTAEIAGHTRVIGFDMGGTSTDVSHYAGSFEREFETQVAGVRMRAPMMSIHTVAAGGGSILGFDGARFRVGPESAGASPGPASYRRGGPLAVTDANVMVGKIQPAHFPKVFGPAADEALDADAVARQFGVLAAETGRSAEDVAHGFIQIAVQQMANAIKKISVARGYDVTRYTLQCFGGAGGQHACLVADALGMEQVLVHPLAGVLSAYGMGLADQNVIREQAIERLLDPQALSEVEASLVQLGRAAADELAAQRPAGDPDGAQQHKAEALRIHQRVHLRYEGSDAALVVPHLPQASDDVAIRQELLVAAFEAAYRQRYAFVMQGKRLVVEAVSVEAVLPGETPTEPDLPVHPEREVPRRASTRMYTAGTNGLPAWQDAALVVRGDLRAGDVLAGPAIIAEQNATTIVEPGWEARLTRHDHLLLTRRVPRAQRHAVGTQVDPVLLEVFNNLFMNIAEQMGLQLQNTAYSVNIKERLDFSCALFDAEGQLIANAPHMPVHLGSMGESIKTVIRENAGAMQPGDVFVLNDPYHGGTHLPDITVITPVYLDHSGEPNFYVGSRGHHADVGGTTPGSMPPFSTRIEEEGVQINNFKLVDAGVLREAEILALLGSGEYPSRNPEQNLADLKAQIAANEKGVQELRRMAEQFGLSVVQAYMGHVQDNAEESVRRAITRLAARMQDGSFTLELDNGANITVSVRLDAAARSAVVDFTGTSPQQSNNFNAPTAVCMAAVLFVFRCLVDDDIPLNAGCLKPIEVVIPPGCMLNPNPPASVVAGNVETSTCITNALFGALGVMASSQPTMNNFTFGSERHQYYETIAGGSGAGGVFDDAGRLIGGFPGTSVVQAQMTNSRLTDPEVLEFRFPVRLESFAIQRGSGGAGRWRGGDGGLRRVRFLEPMTASILSNGRIHPAFGMAGGSAGAPGRNRVLRANGSVEMLAHIGQAQMQVGDVFEVTTPGGGGFGAQEK; the protein is encoded by the coding sequence ATCGTTGGCCGGCGGCCTGACGGCAGCCTGGTGACGCACAAACTGCTGTCCGAGAACCCCGAGCAGTACCCGGACGCAGCCGTGGCGGGTATTCGCCACCTGCTGGGGCTCGCGAGCGACCAGTCGGTGACCCCGGAAATCGTCGAGTGCGTGAAGATGGGCACTACCGTGGCGACCAATGCGCTGCTGGAGCGCAAGGGCGAGCCCACGCTGCTCATCACCACGCGGGGCTTTCGAGACGCCCTGCGCATTGCCTACCAGAACCGCCCGCGCCTGTTCGAGCGCCACATTGTTCTGCCCGAGTTGCTGTATGAGCGCGTGGTCGAGGCCAGCGAGCGCATCGGCGCGCAGGGCGAGGTCGTGACGCCGCTGGATGAGGCGCATCTGCGCGAACACCTCTGGGCCGCGCGCGACGCTGGCCTGCAAAGCGCGGCCATTGTCTTCATGCACGGCTACCGCTATACGCAGCACGAGCAAGCTGCGGCGCGCCTTGCGCGCGAACTGGGTTTTACGCAGATCAGCAGCTCGCACGAGGTCAGCCCGATGATGAAATTCGTTGGCCGGGGCGACACCACCGTGGTAGACGCCTATCTTTCGCCCATCCTGCGCCGCTACGTGGCCCAGGTGGCGCGCGAGATGCCGGGCGTGCCGCTGTATTTCATGCAGTCGTCGGGCGGTCTCGCCGATGCCGGAGCGTTTCAGGGCAAGGATGCCATCTTGTCCGGCCCGGCCGGCGGCATTGTGGGCATGGCGCGCACGGCAGAAATTGCCGGGCACACCCGCGTCATCGGCTTTGACATGGGCGGTACCTCCACCGACGTGAGCCACTACGCCGGCAGCTTCGAGCGCGAATTTGAAACCCAGGTGGCCGGCGTGCGCATGCGCGCGCCCATGATGAGCATTCACACCGTGGCGGCGGGCGGCGGCTCCATTCTGGGCTTTGACGGCGCGCGCTTTCGCGTCGGGCCTGAGAGCGCAGGCGCCAGCCCTGGCCCGGCCAGCTACCGGCGCGGCGGGCCGCTCGCGGTCACCGACGCCAATGTGATGGTGGGCAAGATCCAGCCGGCGCATTTCCCCAAGGTGTTTGGCCCGGCGGCGGACGAGGCGCTCGACGCCGACGCGGTGGCGCGCCAATTTGGCGTCCTGGCCGCGGAGACCGGCCGCAGCGCCGAGGACGTTGCCCATGGTTTCATCCAGATCGCCGTGCAGCAGATGGCCAACGCCATCAAAAAGATCTCGGTGGCGCGTGGCTACGACGTCACCCGCTACACGCTGCAGTGCTTTGGCGGGGCGGGTGGCCAACACGCCTGTCTGGTGGCCGATGCGCTGGGTATGGAGCAGGTGCTGGTCCATCCACTCGCCGGTGTGCTGTCGGCTTACGGCATGGGCCTGGCGGACCAGAACGTGATCCGTGAGCAAGCCATCGAGCGCTTGCTGGACCCGCAGGCCCTGAGCGAGGTAGAGGCCAGTCTGGTGCAACTGGGCCGTGCCGCAGCCGACGAGCTGGCGGCGCAGCGCCCGGCCGGCGACCCGGACGGGGCACAGCAGCACAAGGCAGAGGCGCTGCGCATCCACCAGCGCGTGCACCTGCGCTACGAGGGCAGCGACGCCGCCTTGGTGGTGCCGCATTTGCCGCAGGCTTCGGACGATGTGGCCATTCGCCAGGAACTGCTGGTAGCAGCGTTCGAGGCCGCCTACCGCCAGCGCTACGCCTTTGTGATGCAGGGCAAGCGCCTGGTGGTTGAGGCGGTGTCCGTCGAAGCCGTGCTGCCTGGCGAAACGCCGACCGAACCTGATTTGCCCGTACACCCCGAGCGCGAGGTGCCGCGCCGCGCCAGCACCCGCATGTACACCGCCGGCACCAATGGGCTGCCCGCCTGGCAGGACGCCGCGCTGGTGGTGCGGGGTGACCTGCGTGCGGGCGATGTGCTGGCCGGTCCGGCCATCATTGCCGAGCAGAACGCCACCACCATCGTCGAGCCGGGCTGGGAGGCGCGGTTGACCCGCCACGACCATTTGCTGCTCACGCGCCGTGTGCCGCGTGCCCAGCGCCACGCGGTGGGCACGCAGGTGGATCCGGTGCTGCTGGAGGTGTTCAACAACCTGTTCATGAACATCGCCGAGCAGATGGGCCTGCAACTGCAGAACACCGCCTACTCGGTCAACATCAAGGAGCGGCTTGATTTTTCTTGCGCGCTTTTCGATGCGGAGGGGCAGCTCATTGCCAATGCCCCGCACATGCCGGTGCACCTGGGCAGCATGGGCGAGAGCATCAAGACGGTGATTCGTGAGAACGCAGGCGCCATGCAGCCGGGCGATGTTTTTGTGCTCAACGACCCCTACCACGGCGGCACGCACCTGCCCGACATCACCGTCATCACGCCGGTGTACCTGGACCACAGCGGCGAACCGAACTTCTATGTGGGCAGCCGCGGCCACCATGCGGACGTGGGCGGCACCACGCCGGGTTCGATGCCGCCGTTTTCCACGCGCATCGAGGAAGAGGGCGTGCAGATCAACAACTTCAAGTTGGTGGATGCCGGCGTGCTGCGTGAGGCGGAGATCCTGGCGCTCCTGGGGTCTGGCGAATACCCCAGCCGCAACCCTGAGCAAAATCTAGCCGATCTGAAAGCGCAAATTGCCGCCAACGAAAAAGGCGTGCAGGAACTGCGCCGCATGGCCGAGCAGTTCGGATTGAGCGTGGTGCAGGCCTACATGGGCCATGTACAGGACAACGCCGAAGAATCGGTGCGCCGCGCCATCACCCGCCTGGCTGCACGCATGCAGGACGGAAGCTTCACGCTGGAACTCGACAACGGCGCGAACATCACCGTGTCGGTTCGGCTCGACGCCGCTGCGCGCAGCGCCGTGGTGGACTTCACCGGCACCTCGCCGCAGCAGAGCAACAACTTCAACGCGCCCACGGCGGTGTGCATGGCGGCGGTGCTGTTTGTGTTTCGCTGCCTGGTGGACGACGACATTCCGCTCAACGCCGGCTGCCTCAAGCCGATTGAGGTGGTGATCCCGCCCGGTTGCATGCTCAACCCGAATCCGCCGGCCTCGGTGGTGGCGGGCAACGTGGAAACCTCCACCTGTATCACCAACGCCTTGTTCGGCGCGCTGGGCGTAATGGCGTCGAGCCAGCCGACGATGAACAACTTCACCTTTGGCAGTGAACGCCACCAGTACTACGAAACCATCGCGGGTGGCAGCGGCGCAGGCGGTGTTTTTGACGATGCCGGCCGCTTGATCGGCGGCTTCCCCGGCACCAGCGTGGTCCAGGCGCAGATGACCAATTCGCGCCTCACGGATCCTGAGGTGCTGGAGTTTCGCTTTCCGGTGCGGCTCGAGAGCTTTGCCATTCAGCGCGGCTCGGGCGGCGCCGGACGCTGGCGCGGTGGGGACGGCGGGCTGCGGCGGGTGCGGTTCCTGGAGCCCATGACGGCCAGCATCCTCTCCAACGGTCGCATTCATCCGGCCTTTGGCATGGCGGGCGGCAGCGCGGGCGCACCCGGCCGCAACCGCGTGCTGCGTGCGAACGGCAGCGTGGAGATGCTGGCGCACATCGGCCAGGCGCAGATGCAGGTGGGCGACGTGTTTGAAGTCACCACGCCCGGAGGTGGCGGTTTTGGTGCACAGGAAAAATAG
- a CDS encoding monovalent cation/H(+) antiporter subunit G, with product MIALPLWADVAVSLLVLAGALIALIGSFSLMRLRTFFERVHAPAVIATLGCWCVMYGTVLYFSLQSHAVAAHGMLIAVFLAVTVPVTNIFLMRTGLFRARLAGQDVPPPLSGTGEGGKAAAAVRPAWKEEVS from the coding sequence GTGATCGCGCTGCCACTGTGGGCCGATGTGGCGGTGTCGCTGCTGGTGCTGGCCGGCGCGCTGATTGCGCTGATCGGATCTTTCAGCCTGATGCGCCTGCGCACGTTTTTCGAGCGCGTGCATGCGCCGGCGGTAATCGCCACGCTGGGTTGCTGGTGCGTGATGTACGGCACGGTGCTGTACTTCTCGCTGCAAAGCCACGCAGTCGCTGCGCACGGCATGCTGATTGCCGTATTTCTGGCGGTCACGGTGCCGGTGACCAATATCTTTCTGATGCGTACCGGGCTGTTTCGCGCCCGCTTGGCAGGCCAGGACGTGCCACCGCCGCTCAGCGGGACCGGCGAGGGTGGCAAGGCGGCGGCAGCAGTTCGCCCTGCATGGAAGGAAGAAGTCTCCTGA
- the crcB gene encoding fluoride efflux transporter CrcB, with protein sequence MLNVLSICAGASLGALARWRLGLWLSPGGLLPWGTLAANLVGGYLIGIAVGVFQVLPQLDPAWRLALITGFLGALTTFSTFSVEIVEMLQQQRALLAFASVAMHLGGSLLLTWLGLQTVTLVLRS encoded by the coding sequence ATGCTCAACGTGCTTTCCATTTGCGCCGGTGCCAGTCTGGGCGCCCTGGCCCGCTGGCGCTTGGGCCTCTGGCTCAGTCCCGGCGGGCTGCTGCCCTGGGGCACGCTGGCGGCCAACCTGGTGGGTGGCTACTTGATCGGAATCGCAGTGGGCGTTTTTCAGGTACTGCCGCAGCTGGATCCGGCTTGGAGGCTGGCCCTGATCACCGGATTTCTCGGTGCTCTGACCACGTTTTCCACTTTTTCTGTGGAAATCGTGGAGATGCTGCAGCAGCAGCGCGCGCTGCTCGCATTCGCCAGCGTGGCCATGCACCTGGGCGGTTCGCTGCTGCTGACCTGGCTGGGTTTGCAGACCGTAACTCTGGTCCTGCGTAGCTAG
- a CDS encoding winged helix DNA-binding protein gives MKPLKRPKPESSPIVSSAHLVSAHSAEMSEFEFGLIVAGNAFHRWVVHCMAAAGLKELTPLDVLVLHHVTHRARDKRLADICFIMNVEDTHLVNYSLKKLLGLGVVQSTKSGKEVTYAATDQGRAYVQRYREIRESCLIDALNADESLNRDIGELARLLRVLSGMYDQAARAAASM, from the coding sequence ATGAAGCCTCTGAAGCGCCCGAAACCCGAGTCGAGCCCCATTGTTTCTTCGGCGCACCTGGTGTCGGCGCACAGTGCCGAGATGAGCGAATTCGAATTCGGCCTGATCGTGGCCGGCAATGCCTTTCATCGCTGGGTGGTCCACTGCATGGCAGCAGCGGGGCTCAAGGAGCTGACGCCGCTCGATGTGCTGGTGCTGCACCATGTCACGCACCGTGCGCGCGACAAGCGCCTGGCCGACATCTGCTTCATCATGAACGTCGAGGACACGCACCTGGTCAACTATTCGCTCAAGAAGCTGCTGGGCCTGGGCGTGGTGCAGTCCACCAAGAGTGGCAAGGAAGTGACCTACGCCGCCACCGACCAGGGCCGCGCCTATGTGCAGCGCTACCGAGAAATCCGCGAGAGCTGCCTGATCGACGCGCTCAACGCGGACGAGTCGCTCAACCGCGACATTGGCGAGCTGGCGCGCTTGCTGCGCGTGCTCTCGGGCATGTACGACCAGGCGGCGCGCGCAGCGGCGTCCATGTAG